In a single window of the Litorilituus sediminis genome:
- the guaA gene encoding glutamine-hydrolyzing GMP synthase, whose product MNKDIHDHRILILDFGSQYTQLIARRVREIGVYCELWAWDVTEEQIKAFNPTGIILAGGPESVTEADSPRAPEYVFNANVPVLGICYGMQTMAEQLGGGVQSSEHKEFGYAAVEVVAKSELFKNIEDHIGANGNALLDVWMSHGDKVSAIPAGFTTVAKTDSCAYAAMANEEKQFYGVQFHPEVTHTKQGMRILEHFVVDICQCEKLWTSASIIEDAIAKMKAQVGDDEVVLGLSGGVDSSVVAMLLHRAIGDKLTCVFVDNGLLRLDEGKQVMEMFGDHFGLNIVHVNAEQRFLDRLAGENDPEKKRKIIGNVFVEVFDEEAGKLANAKWLAQGTIYPDVIESAASATGKAHVIKSHHNVGGLPEDMELGLVEPLRELFKDEVRKIGLELGLPYDMLYRHPFPGPGLGVRILGEVKKEYADLLRRADAIFIEELHKHDLYNKVSQAFTVFLPVRSVGVMGDGRKYDWVVSLRAVETIDFMTAHWAHLPYDFLGLVSNRIINEIDGISRVVYDISGKPPATIEWE is encoded by the coding sequence GTGAATAAAGACATTCATGATCACCGCATACTGATATTAGATTTTGGTTCTCAATACACTCAGCTTATTGCTCGTCGTGTACGTGAAATTGGCGTTTACTGTGAGCTATGGGCTTGGGATGTAACAGAAGAGCAAATCAAAGCATTTAATCCTACCGGGATTATTCTAGCAGGTGGTCCTGAGTCAGTAACAGAAGCTGATTCACCTCGTGCTCCTGAGTATGTTTTCAATGCCAATGTACCTGTTTTAGGTATTTGTTACGGCATGCAAACTATGGCTGAACAGCTTGGCGGTGGGGTGCAAAGCTCTGAGCATAAAGAGTTTGGCTATGCAGCTGTTGAAGTGGTAGCGAAATCTGAATTGTTCAAAAACATTGAAGATCATATCGGTGCCAATGGCAACGCTTTATTAGATGTGTGGATGAGCCACGGCGATAAGGTTTCTGCTATTCCGGCAGGCTTTACTACTGTTGCTAAAACAGACAGCTGTGCTTATGCAGCAATGGCTAATGAAGAGAAGCAATTCTACGGTGTGCAATTCCACCCAGAAGTAACGCACACTAAACAAGGTATGCGTATTTTAGAGCACTTTGTTGTTGATATTTGTCAGTGTGAAAAGCTATGGACATCAGCATCCATCATTGAAGATGCTATTGCTAAAATGAAAGCACAAGTAGGTGACGATGAAGTGGTATTAGGCTTATCAGGTGGTGTTGATTCATCTGTTGTTGCTATGCTATTACACCGCGCCATTGGTGATAAACTTACTTGTGTCTTTGTTGATAACGGTTTACTTCGTTTAGATGAAGGTAAGCAAGTCATGGAAATGTTTGGTGACCATTTTGGTTTAAACATTGTTCATGTTAATGCTGAACAGCGTTTCCTAGATCGCCTAGCTGGTGAAAACGATCCTGAGAAAAAGCGTAAGATCATAGGTAATGTTTTCGTCGAAGTCTTTGATGAAGAGGCTGGTAAACTGGCTAACGCCAAGTGGTTAGCACAAGGTACGATTTACCCTGATGTAATTGAATCAGCTGCATCAGCTACAGGTAAAGCACATGTTATTAAGTCTCACCATAATGTTGGTGGCTTGCCTGAAGATATGGAGTTAGGCTTAGTTGAGCCACTTCGCGAGTTATTTAAAGATGAAGTACGTAAGATTGGTTTAGAGCTAGGTTTACCGTACGATATGCTTTACCGTCACCCATTCCCTGGCCCTGGTTTAGGTGTACGTATTTTAGGTGAAGTGAAAAAAGAATACGCTGATTTATTACGTCGTGCTGATGCTATTTTCATTGAAGAGTTACACAAGCATGATTTGTACAACAAGGTAAGCCAAGCATTTACGGTATTCTTGCCAGTACGTTCAGTCGGCGTAATGGGTGATGGTCGTAAATATGACTGGGTAGTAAGTTTACGTGCAGTAGAAACTATCGACTTTATGACCGCTCATTGGGCGCACTTGCCATACGATTTCTTAGGCTTAGTGTCTAACCGTATTATTAATGAAATTGATGGTATTTCTCGTGTGGTTTACGATATTTCAGGCAAGCCGCCAGCGACAATAGAGTGGGAATAA
- the guaB gene encoding IMP dehydrogenase, which yields MLRIAQEALTFDDVLLVPAHSTVLPHTADTRTKLTRKIDLNVPLVSASMDTVTEARLAITLAKEGGLGFIHKNMTIAEQADNVLQVKKYESGVVTDPVTVNHNFTIEQVMRKADELGFSGFPVVDDSNNLVGIITGRDLRFETDLTKPVSALMTAKDKLVTVKEGAAREEILGLMHENRIEKILVVDDAFKLVGLITAKDYKKAEKKPNACKDEFGRLRVGAAVGVGAGTDERIEALVAAGVDVLLIDTSHGHSQGVIDRVKETRAKYPDLQIVAGNVATGAGAKALADAGVDAVKVGIGPGSICTTRIVTGVGVPQLTAISNAVEALKGTGIPVIADGGIRFSGDIAKALVAGAHCVMVGSMLAGTEESPGEVELYQGRYYKSYRGMGSLGAMAQKEGSSDRYFQKTDGEADKLVPEGIEGRVAYKGPVAAIIHQQMGGLRSSMGLTGSETIEVMRTKPEFMKITSAGMGESHVHDVTITKEAPNYRMG from the coding sequence ATGCTAAGAATTGCCCAAGAAGCACTAACCTTTGACGATGTATTACTTGTACCTGCCCATTCAACAGTACTACCACATACAGCGGATACTAGAACTAAATTAACCCGTAAAATTGACCTAAATGTACCTTTGGTTTCTGCGTCAATGGACACAGTAACAGAAGCGCGTTTAGCTATTACCTTAGCTAAAGAAGGCGGTTTAGGTTTTATTCACAAAAACATGACCATTGCTGAGCAAGCAGATAATGTTTTGCAAGTGAAAAAATATGAAAGTGGCGTGGTAACAGATCCTGTAACGGTAAACCATAATTTCACTATAGAACAAGTGATGCGCAAAGCCGATGAGCTTGGTTTTTCTGGCTTTCCTGTCGTTGATGATAGTAACAACCTAGTTGGCATTATCACTGGCCGTGACTTACGTTTTGAAACAGATCTTACTAAGCCGGTTTCTGCTTTAATGACGGCAAAAGATAAGCTGGTTACCGTAAAAGAAGGTGCGGCTCGTGAAGAGATTTTAGGCTTAATGCATGAAAACCGCATTGAGAAGATCTTAGTGGTTGATGATGCCTTTAAGCTGGTTGGTTTAATTACCGCGAAAGATTATAAAAAAGCTGAGAAAAAGCCAAATGCTTGTAAAGATGAGTTTGGTCGTTTACGTGTTGGTGCAGCTGTCGGCGTTGGCGCCGGTACAGATGAACGTATTGAAGCTTTAGTTGCTGCGGGTGTTGACGTGTTATTAATTGATACCTCACATGGTCACTCTCAAGGGGTAATCGATAGAGTAAAAGAAACACGTGCTAAATACCCAGATTTACAAATTGTTGCTGGTAATGTTGCTACCGGTGCTGGGGCTAAAGCATTAGCTGATGCCGGTGTTGATGCGGTTAAAGTGGGCATTGGCCCAGGCTCTATTTGTACCACACGTATTGTTACTGGTGTTGGTGTTCCGCAATTAACGGCTATTTCAAATGCTGTTGAAGCGTTAAAAGGTACAGGTATTCCTGTGATTGCTGACGGTGGTATCCGTTTCTCAGGTGATATTGCTAAGGCGCTTGTTGCTGGTGCGCACTGCGTTATGGTGGGCAGCATGTTAGCAGGTACTGAGGAATCACCAGGTGAAGTTGAACTGTATCAAGGTCGTTACTACAAATCATACCGTGGTATGGGCTCATTAGGTGCTATGGCACAAAAAGAAGGTTCAAGTGATAGATACTTCCAAAAAACTGATGGCGAAGCAGATAAGTTAGTACCTGAAGGTATTGAAGGTCGTGTTGCTTACAAAGGCCCAGTTGCTGCGATTATTCATCAGCAAATGGGTGGTTTACGTTCATCTATGGGTTTAACCGGTAGTGAGACAATTGAAGTAATGCGTACTAAGCCAGAGTTTATGAAGATTACATCTGCTGGTATGGGTGAGTCACATGTACATGATGTGACTATTACTAAAGAAGCGCCTAATTACAGAATGGGCTAG
- the xseA gene encoding exodeoxyribonuclease VII large subunit yields the protein MSQQHILQVSELTRKVRFILESELNTVWLTGEISNFIAASSGHWYLSLKDSKSQVKCAMFKGSNRRVRLTPTNGQQVLVRAKVSLYEPRGDFQLIIEQMEDAGEGLLRQRYQQLKNKLHAQGVFSIEHKKSLPSHIQTVGVVTSPTGAAVKDILSVLKRRNPNINVIIYPALVQGELAENDICYAIKAANLRNECQVLIVGRGGGSLEDLWSFNEESVVNAIFQSHIPVISAVGHEIDTTLSDYVADVRAATPSAAAELVSTDASELTERVLLLQQRLAKALAERIRFNQQQLKHSQHRLSQVHPEQQLQLQQQRVDELNLRLQQAFKNKMQHIGDAPLYLHQRLLQASPQKRIHFNQEQVTQLSTQLKKAMQSKLQNKGEAFAHLVEQLHMVSPLATIARGYSITRNEQGALIKSITQAKENDSIAIEVTDGSIQAKVLSTTSNR from the coding sequence ATGAGCCAACAACATATTTTACAAGTCAGTGAATTAACCAGAAAAGTACGCTTTATTTTAGAAAGCGAGCTGAATACAGTTTGGTTAACAGGCGAAATTTCTAACTTTATTGCCGCCAGCTCAGGTCATTGGTATTTATCGCTAAAAGACAGTAAATCACAAGTAAAATGTGCCATGTTCAAAGGTAGTAATCGTCGAGTGAGACTAACACCTACCAACGGCCAGCAAGTTTTGGTAAGAGCGAAAGTCTCCTTATATGAGCCAAGGGGCGATTTTCAACTTATCATAGAGCAAATGGAAGATGCTGGTGAAGGCTTACTTAGGCAAAGATACCAGCAACTTAAAAACAAACTGCATGCGCAAGGTGTTTTCAGTATTGAACACAAAAAAAGCCTTCCTTCGCACATTCAAACTGTTGGTGTCGTAACTTCCCCGACAGGTGCTGCAGTAAAAGATATACTTTCGGTGCTAAAAAGACGTAACCCAAACATCAATGTCATTATTTACCCTGCCCTTGTTCAAGGTGAACTCGCCGAAAATGATATTTGCTACGCAATTAAGGCCGCCAACCTGCGTAATGAATGCCAAGTGCTGATTGTTGGTCGCGGTGGCGGCTCACTAGAAGACTTATGGTCTTTTAACGAAGAAAGTGTTGTTAATGCTATCTTTCAAAGTCACATCCCAGTCATTAGTGCCGTTGGTCATGAAATTGATACTACCTTAAGTGATTATGTTGCTGATGTTAGAGCAGCGACGCCATCTGCTGCGGCAGAGCTGGTTTCAACAGATGCGAGTGAGTTAACCGAACGAGTATTGCTATTACAGCAGCGCTTAGCAAAAGCATTAGCTGAACGTATACGCTTTAATCAGCAACAATTAAAACATAGCCAGCACAGGCTTAGCCAAGTTCACCCTGAGCAGCAATTACAATTACAACAACAGAGAGTTGATGAGCTGAACTTACGTTTACAGCAAGCATTTAAAAATAAAATGCAACATATTGGCGATGCGCCTTTATATTTACATCAACGTTTGTTGCAAGCCTCTCCACAAAAGCGCATACACTTTAATCAAGAGCAAGTAACTCAGCTTAGTACGCAACTCAAAAAAGCAATGCAATCTAAATTACAGAATAAGGGAGAAGCGTTTGCTCACCTTGTTGAGCAGCTTCACATGGTAAGCCCATTAGCCACCATTGCCCGCGGTTATAGCATTACAAGAAATGAGCAAGGGGCTTTAATTAAGTCGATAACTCAGGCGAAAGAAAATGACAGTATCGCAATTGAAGTAACTGACGGCTCAATCCAAGCCAAAGTTTTAAGCACTACATCAAATCGTTAA